The Apium graveolens cultivar Ventura chromosome 10, ASM990537v1, whole genome shotgun sequence nucleotide sequence TCATTTGGGACTCACGCTATTTTCCCGTGACTTGCACTTTTCCCATAACTCACGTTATAGCCCGTATGTCCTTAGGTAGGGCGCGTCATATATTTATGATGCGTCATTCTTTCTTTATTTGACACATTCACGCATTCCTCACATCTCTGCATATACCTTTATTGACATATCATCATGCATTTACATGCCCTTATATACATTTTATTTGACACTTGCATTAACAGTCTTTAATTTATGTTCTCGGTGCGCCCTTCTATCTGGACGCGTCCACCTTATTCAACTAATGTTTTTCTATGTTCATGTCGCAGATATGGCTTCTCTCCCGAAAGGATTTGCTATTGGAGCTTCCAAAAAGCTGAGGGCCAGGAAACAAGCCCCTGCAAAGCATGATCCAAAGGTTAAAGACCCCACTCCTGCTGTAACTCCTTTCCCTCCACCAAAAGTGATTGACACTACTGTGCTCGACATCCCTGAGAAGGAGGACACGCCCTTAAAGTGTCAAAAGATTGTTCCTGACGACCAATCTTTTGTTCTCAGATATCTGGGCGCGTCCTCGGTTGGCGACTTTACTGAGGATGAAGTCAGGGGTTGGACTTTCAGGACTGAGCAACAGACAGAGGAGGCAATGGTGAGGGCTGCAGTTGAGCTTCATCTGCACGCCAGGCAAAGTGCTAACATGTCTGCAAGACTCAGGGCGCGTCTTGCTGCCACCGACACTGCAAAGAGCCAAGCTGAAGATAAGATAAAATATCTGGAAAAGTACATTAATCTGTTTGCCCAAGAAAAGGATGCTGAGATCAAACGCCTGGAGGAAGAGAAGACGCGTCTTGAGACGGAGAAAGCTGTGTTGGAAGGTAATGTCTCCTCTATGGAGAAAATAATGGAGAGTGTTATCACACTAAATTCCACCATGCAGCTAGAGCTTAACACTCTAAATGATGACAGGCTACATGGGTGGAAAGAGGAGAAAAATATAGTCTACCAAAACGGCTTCGCAGCTGGGTTCGAAGAATGGTGCTCTGGGTTTATTGACAATGACCCAGAGTATTCTTTTTCTAAGTTTGATACAGACACCCAAACATGGGTAAATGACTTCAGAGTTAGGACTGCATATTCCATTAAGAGCAAAAGGATCTTTCTAGGCCTGGAGGAAGAGGACGTTTCCCCGATACCTTCTCCCCTTAACGTTCAGCCTCGTCCAACTGACACCCAAGACAAGCCTCAGGATGCGCCCCATACTTAGGACGCGTCTTCATTTGATTTATGCAACTTTTATCAGGACTATCCTAAGGGTGCGGGCCCATTCAAGCCCTGCCACTTGTAATGACTATTTTTGAACTTGCTCGTTTTCATGATATTTCTCTTTAATTTGCCTCTGCATATCTTTTTCTTTATCAACTCTACTCTATCACATGTATGGGCGCGTCCTGTACGGAGGACACATCACCTTTTAAACATCGTTATTCTTTCTACCATCGCATATTAAGCAGGTGTTATTAATGGGCGCGTCCTTTCTATTTGGACGCGTTTGGATAGAATTGTCTGGATAGtgtattattttttatttattcattttttaaCGAGCATGATATCATGATGCACTTGTGCATTCAGATAAGACACAGGGGGTCTGGGGCGCGTCCTTAGTTAGGATGTGTCTTCCCTTTTAATTATGCTTTGTCAAAATTAAAGAAACATAAAACTATCGGAGCATCAATCAAGAtaacttgggcgcgtccttggGAATAGTGTGCGTCTTAGTTCCATTTTCACTTGAGTTTTGTTGTCCCTTTTGACAGTCACTACTTCAATTAATATCTGTATAGAACTATCACTCAGGGAGCGCCCTATGGCTAGGACGCGTCATGCAACTAAGTAAATCAACAAATAAACAACCCTTTGGAAAATTTTCAAAGTTTTTTATTAATAATGCGCTCTGGTGTCATAAGTGCACCAGTCCCACgactactatgctctgtggggaatttattcgaaaaatgatccttcaactagttctaaggtaagtagtacatgcactacccccctaggctaggaggaatttatttaattctagtCTATAATCTGGGCTTAGCCCTAAGTATATAATAAAAGATGTATGTAAGGGTCCAAAGTCGCGCCTCACTAataatactttcggagatgttccgcATTCCACGCTCGCGAAACCAACTTCCCTTCCATATCCTCACGGTGATAAGTCCCTTTCCACAAAATTGCTTTTATCTTATaaggtccttcccaattagctccaaataCACCATGTTGAGGATTCTTCGTGTTTGGCATCACCTTCCTGAGCACCAAATCCCCTATCTTTAGCAACTGCCcttttaccttcttgttataGTACCTTGCGGCACGTTGCTGATATGCCGCAAACCTCAGCTAAGAATTCTCCCTTGTTTCTTCCAAAAGATCcaaatgaagcctttgattaacctcTGCATCCTCCTCCACGTATCGATCTCTGCGGAGCGACCCCGAACCAACttccacggggaccatagcttcGTAGCCGTAAGTCAGCATAAATGGAGTTTCTCCTGTTGTAGATCGTGGAGTAGTGTTGTAGGACCACATCACTTTtgggagttcttcaggccaattccctttACGCTCCTCCAGTTTGGTCTTAAGGGTgtgctttattattttattcacgGCCTCTGTCTGTCCATTACTTTGGGGATGATAGACCGCTGCAAACTCCTTCTTAATTTTCAGGTCCTCACACAATTGTCGCAATTCCTTGCTGTCGAACTGCTTCCTGTTGTCAGAGACAAGTTTGTAAGGAATACCAAACCTGCAAATAATGAAGTTGAAAATGAAATCTCTGATTTTCTTTGCCATGATGGTTGCCAATGGCATAGCCTCTGCCCACTTAGTAAAGTAATCAATCGCGACCACCGCATATTTGACATCCCATTTAGCCTTGGGCAACTCCCCAATAAGATctatcccccacatggcaaatgGTCACGGGCTTATCATAGACATCAAGAGCGTTGTTGGCATAGATGAGTAGTTCGCAAaacgctggcagcgatcacatgccCTGACGAAATTTGCAGCATCCTCTTTCACTGTAGGCCAATAATATCCTTGGCGCAAAACTTTCATCGCCaacgagctaccccccgagtgattgccacagattCCTCTATGCACTTCCCTTAAgatataatttccttcttcttcatcaacacaTCTAAGCAGCGGCTGATTGAAGCCTCTCTTGTACAGAACTTTGTCATACACCACATACCTTGCAGCCTGATAGCGGAGTCGACGAGCTTTGAACTTATCCTCGGGGAGTGTTCCCTTATGAATGTAAGCTAGAATGGGCATCATCCATGTTTCCTTAGGAGCCTCATCCACTTGCATAATTTCTatctctgggatactaggaatcTCCTGGATCTCAAGGGGTATGGATCCTAACAACACAGCCTCTTGTTGCGACCCCATTTTTGCTAGCGCATCCGTGTTACTGTTCTTCTCCCGCGGCACACATTTCAACCTAACTTCTTTGAACATTCCAATCAGGTGTTGTGTGcatctcaagtataattctgtTCGTGGGCCTCGCGCTTGAAATCCCCCGTTCACCTGATTCACCACCAGCTCTGAGTCACTCCTCATAA carries:
- the LOC141691002 gene encoding uncharacterized protein LOC141691002 translates to MLKWAVELGQFDLEYVPQTAIKGQALVDFLLEFDSEVDDKALVMLHPPHVEESLEEFPHPWWILHVDGAVNNGGVGASIVLVSLEGHHLMSAIHFKFYATNNDAEYEALINGLKIALEMGVRNLIMRSDSELVVNQVNGGFQARGPRTELYLRCTQHLIGMFKEVRLKCVPREKNSNTDALAKMGSQQEAVLLGSIPLEIQEIPSIPEIEIMQVDEAPKETWMMPILAYIHKGTLPEDKFKARRLRYQAARYVVYDKVLYKRGFNQPLLRCVDEEEGNYILREVHRGICGNHSGGSSLAMKVLRQGYYWPTVKEDAANFVRACDRCQRFANYSSMPTTLLMSMISP